A DNA window from Methanobrevibacter sp. TMH8 contains the following coding sequences:
- a CDS encoding NUDIX hydrolase, whose protein sequence is MSEYKKPSVTVDIIIFNEDNNDKIEKNNKDEFILIKRKNEPFKNYWAIPGGFVDYGETVENAAIREAKEETGIDVKLKKLIGVYSDPKRDPRGHTITIVYLAIGDFNQMKASSDAACANIFSFNTIMSMKIAFDHKKILNDVFKEINKN, encoded by the coding sequence TTGAGTGAATATAAAAAACCCTCTGTTACTGTTGATATAATTATTTTTAATGAAGATAATAATGATAAAATAGAAAAAAACAATAAAGATGAGTTTATTTTAATCAAAAGGAAAAACGAACCATTTAAAAATTATTGGGCAATTCCTGGCGGATTTGTTGATTATGGTGAAACAGTAGAAAATGCAGCTATACGAGAAGCTAAAGAAGAAACAGGCATTGATGTTAAATTAAAAAAATTAATTGGAGTTTATTCTGATCCCAAAAGAGATCCAAGAGGTCACACAATTACTATAGTTTATTTAGCTATAGGTGATTTTAATCAGATGAAAGCTAGTAGTGATGCAGCTTGTGCAAATATATTTTCTTTTAATACTATCATGTCTATGAAAATTGCTTTTGATCATAAAAAAATTTTAAATGATGTTTTTAAGGAAATAAATAAAAATTAA
- a CDS encoding RNA-protein complex protein Nop10: MKMKMHKCKSCNIYTLKDQCPSCEGEVNVIYPPKYSIEDKYGKYRRKLKEQSLNSI; encoded by the coding sequence ATGAAAATGAAAATGCATAAATGTAAATCTTGTAATATTTACACACTAAAAGATCAGTGTCCATCTTGTGAGGGAGAAGTTAATGTTATTTACCCTCCAAAGTATTCCATTGAAGATAAATATGGAAAATATCGCCGTAAACTTAAGGAACAATCATTAAATTCAATATAA
- a CDS encoding translation initiation factor IF-2 subunit alpha translates to MVRKSQEWPNEGELIVATVYKVLGYGAFANLEEYEGKEAFIHISEVSSGWVKNIRDYVRENQKIVARVLRVNPKKGHVDASLKRIREDQRTKKIQQWKVEQKAEKFLELAAKSLDKNLDTAYKEVGYKLMDTFGDIYGAFENAAEEGESSLIDEGIDEEWAKTIVDIAKKNITPPEVHITGYVDIQTFDPNGVDIIKKALKAAEGEDIEVQCVGAPRYRITVKSSDYIQAEKNLKAAADRAIKIIEDSEGNGTFLRELE, encoded by the coding sequence ATGGTAAGAAAAAGTCAAGAATGGCCAAATGAAGGGGAACTTATAGTCGCTACTGTTTATAAAGTTCTTGGTTATGGTGCATTTGCAAACCTCGAAGAATATGAAGGAAAAGAAGCTTTTATTCATATTTCTGAAGTATCTTCTGGTTGGGTAAAAAATATTAGGGATTATGTACGAGAAAACCAAAAAATTGTAGCTAGAGTACTAAGAGTTAATCCTAAAAAGGGTCATGTAGATGCTTCTTTAAAAAGAATAAGAGAAGATCAAAGAACTAAAAAGATTCAACAATGGAAAGTGGAACAAAAGGCAGAAAAATTTTTAGAATTAGCTGCAAAATCACTAGATAAAAATCTTGATACGGCTTATAAGGAAGTAGGTTATAAGTTAATGGATACATTTGGTGATATATATGGCGCTTTTGAAAATGCTGCAGAAGAAGGTGAATCATCTCTCATTGATGAAGGAATCGATGAAGAATGGGCTAAAACTATCGTAGATATAGCTAAAAAGAATATTACTCCTCCTGAAGTACATATTACTGGCTATGTAGATATACAAACCTTTGATCCAAATGGTGTAGATATAATTAAAAAAGCTCTTAAAGCTGCTGAAGGAGAAGACATTGAAGTTCAATGCGTAGGTGCTCCTCGTTATAGAATCACTGTGAAATCTTCTGATTATATTCAAGCTGAAAAAAACTTAAAAGCTGCTGCTGATAGAGCTATTAAGATAATTGAAGATTCTGAGGGTAATGGAACCTTTTTACGTGAATTAGAATAA
- a CDS encoding exosome complex RNA-binding protein Csl4, with translation MKVKSGDFVMPGDILGVSEQFLPDKWTYDDEGNIKAAVLGTVDISSSNKKISIIPSSGNPTVLNVGDSVYGEITDVRGQRAMINVQKMKGTDRRLALPYMAAIHISQVKKGYLEKLTDAFRIGDVIEAKVSKILGDNLDLNTENKEGGVIKAMCTRCRAYMVTTDRKDELYCEVCDRKERRKVSINYDCKE, from the coding sequence ATGAAAGTTAAATCTGGAGATTTTGTAATGCCGGGAGATATTCTTGGGGTTAGTGAACAATTTTTACCTGATAAATGGACTTATGATGATGAAGGAAATATAAAAGCAGCTGTTTTAGGAACAGTCGATATAAGTTCTTCTAACAAAAAAATTTCTATCATTCCATCTTCTGGTAACCCTACTGTTTTAAATGTAGGAGATAGTGTTTATGGGGAAATAACTGATGTACGTGGTCAAAGAGCTATGATAAATGTTCAAAAAATGAAAGGAACTGATAGAAGATTAGCTCTTCCATACATGGCAGCAATTCATATATCTCAAGTGAAAAAAGGATATTTAGAAAAGTTAACTGATGCTTTTAGAATTGGGGATGTTATTGAAGCAAAAGTATCTAAAATTCTAGGAGATAACTTAGATTTAAACACTGAAAATAAAGAAGGTGGTGTTATAAAAGCTATGTGTACTAGATGTCGTGCTTATATGGTAACAACTGATAGGAAAGATGAACTTTATTGTGAAGTTTGTGATAGAAAAGAAAGAAGAAAAGTTTCTATTAACTATGATTGCAAAGAATAA
- a CDS encoding transcription factor S — MEFCPKCGAMMLPKGDKFQCKCGHTKELSKDEADKYGVTEKIDAKDTVIMKGEDIDTLPTTKVTCPKCGNDRASWWLQQTRSADEAETRFLRCTKCKHTWREYD, encoded by the coding sequence ATGGAGTTTTGTCCAAAATGTGGGGCTATGATGCTTCCAAAAGGCGATAAATTTCAATGTAAGTGTGGCCATACAAAAGAATTAAGTAAAGATGAAGCTGATAAGTATGGTGTAACCGAAAAGATTGATGCAAAAGATACAGTAATAATGAAAGGTGAAGACATAGATACTCTCCCTACTACTAAAGTTACATGTCCTAAATGTGGTAATGACAGAGCTTCATGGTGGTTACAACAAACTCGTAGTGCTGACGAAGCAGAAACTAGATTTTTAAGATGTACTAAATGTAAACATACTTGGAGAGAATATGATTAA
- the hpt gene encoding hypoxanthine/guanine phosphoribosyltransferase produces MLEELKKTLLESPIVKKGEYNYFVHPVTDGIPEMKPEVLREIVAIIKEKANLDIDKIVCVEAMGIHLATALSLETDIPFVVIRKRDYGLPGEVPVFQKTGYGEANLYINSLKKGDKILLIDDVVSTGGTYIAVIKALQEMDVQIAEAIAIVEKGAGKSIVEKETGVPLMTIVKLNVVDGKVVIESTIEDV; encoded by the coding sequence ATGCTAGAAGAATTAAAAAAAACATTATTAGAATCTCCAATTGTTAAAAAAGGAGAATATAACTATTTTGTTCATCCAGTAACTGATGGAATTCCTGAAATGAAACCAGAAGTATTGAGGGAAATTGTAGCTATTATAAAAGAGAAAGCTAATTTAGATATTGACAAAATAGTATGTGTTGAAGCTATGGGAATTCATTTAGCTACTGCACTGTCACTTGAAACCGACATTCCATTTGTAGTTATTCGAAAAAGAGACTATGGACTTCCAGGAGAGGTCCCAGTATTCCAAAAAACAGGTTATGGTGAAGCAAACCTATATATAAATTCACTTAAAAAAGGAGACAAAATACTTCTCATTGATGATGTTGTAAGTACTGGTGGAACCTATATTGCAGTTATCAAAGCCCTTCAAGAAATGGATGTTCAAATAGCTGAAGCAATAGCTATTGTTGAAAAAGGTGCTGGAAAATCTATTGTAGAAAAAGAAACTGGAGTTCCTCTTATGACTATTGTCAAATTAAATGTTGTTGATGGAAAAGTTGTTATAGAATCAACCATTGAAGACGTTTAA
- the dph2 gene encoding diphthamide biosynthesis enzyme Dph2: MSLYDMDIERAIKVIKKRNAKNVGLQFPEGLKTQGVAIARILEKETEANIIISGDPCFGACDVSDNKMKDIVDLIIHYAHTPLPIKYNVPVLFIESYSKVDVQKSLAEALDLLNDYSKIALATTTQHLHLLDEIKDYLEDNGKEIVLGSSKSTRKGQILGCNFSSIKNLDCEAYLFVGSGNFHPLGIHLFTKSPVIVADPYTGESRDISEFADKILRIRFARITKAKEVKKWGVLISSKEGQHRLELAKEIKKSLEDEGMEAFLIMVDNINPDILLPYMDLEGFIVTACPRIAIDDSQMYKKPLITPQELEIVLNKRSWENYQLDEIIFHEKDKI, from the coding sequence ATGTCATTATATGATATGGATATTGAAAGAGCTATAAAAGTTATAAAAAAACGAAATGCTAAAAATGTTGGTCTTCAATTTCCAGAAGGATTAAAAACTCAAGGAGTAGCTATAGCTAGAATTCTTGAAAAAGAAACAGAGGCAAATATTATAATTTCTGGAGACCCTTGTTTTGGTGCTTGTGATGTTAGTGATAATAAAATGAAGGATATTGTGGATTTAATAATTCATTATGCTCATACTCCTCTTCCTATTAAATATAATGTGCCTGTACTATTTATTGAAAGCTATTCAAAAGTTGATGTTCAAAAATCTCTAGCTGAAGCTCTTGATTTGTTGAATGATTATTCAAAAATTGCTTTAGCCACTACAACTCAGCATTTACATCTTCTTGATGAGATTAAAGATTATCTTGAAGACAATGGAAAAGAAATAGTTCTTGGTTCTTCAAAAAGCACTCGAAAAGGACAAATTCTTGGTTGTAACTTTTCATCTATTAAAAATCTTGATTGTGAAGCATATCTATTTGTTGGAAGTGGAAATTTCCATCCATTAGGAATTCATTTATTTACTAAATCTCCTGTTATTGTAGCTGATCCTTATACTGGTGAATCTAGGGATATTAGTGAATTTGCAGATAAAATTCTTAGAATTCGTTTTGCTAGAATAACAAAAGCTAAAGAAGTTAAAAAATGGGGGGTTCTGATTTCTTCTAAAGAAGGTCAACATAGATTAGAATTAGCTAAAGAAATAAAAAAATCCCTTGAAGATGAAGGGATGGAAGCTTTTTTAATCATGGTTGATAATATCAACCCCGATATATTATTACCTTATATGGATTTAGAAGGTTTTATTGTTACAGCTTGCCCAAGAATCGCTATTGACGATTCTCAAATGTATAAAAAACCACTTATAACTCCTCAAGAACTTGAAATTGTCTTAAATAAAAGAAGTTGGGAGAATTATCAATTAGATGAAATAATTTTTCATGAAAAAGATAAAATTTGA
- a CDS encoding 50S ribosomal protein L44e produces the protein MKIPKEKRTYCPKCKTHTVHEVHVAKKRKASELKWGQRQFRRVTAGYRGYPRPLPGGNKPVKKLDLRYKCKECGKSRVATSFRTGKPEFVAQ, from the coding sequence ATGAAAATTCCTAAAGAAAAAAGAACTTACTGTCCAAAATGTAAAACTCATACTGTTCATGAAGTACATGTAGCTAAAAAAAGAAAAGCTAGTGAATTAAAATGGGGACAAAGACAATTTAGAAGAGTTACTGCAGGTTACAGAGGATATCCAAGACCATTACCAGGTGGAAATAAACCTGTTAAAAAATTAGATTTAAGATACAAATGTAAAGAATGTGGTAAATCTCGTGTTGCAACCTCTTTCAGAACTGGAAAACCAGAGTTTGTAGCTCAATAA
- a CDS encoding small multi-drug export protein produces MDILIEILVIFIAAILELWFSIPLGLGFGLNPILIIVASSLGSILSAIIIAYFGESIRNWIIKRKSKNKDIKEGRAYDIWNKYGTVGLGLLSPLLFGAPIGTAIGIALGIPKKNLIKWMSIGIVVWSIILTTAGDFGIDIFQKAMS; encoded by the coding sequence ATGGATATATTAATAGAAATCTTAGTTATTTTTATCGCAGCTATATTAGAACTATGGTTTTCAATACCATTAGGACTAGGATTTGGACTTAATCCTATTTTAATAATTGTTGCATCTAGTTTAGGATCAATATTATCTGCAATAATAATTGCATATTTTGGAGAATCTATAAGAAACTGGATCATTAAAAGGAAATCAAAAAATAAAGATATTAAAGAAGGACGAGCCTATGATATCTGGAATAAATATGGTACTGTAGGTTTAGGATTATTATCTCCACTACTTTTTGGAGCTCCAATTGGTACTGCTATTGGAATAGCTTTAGGAATTCCCAAAAAAAATTTAATAAAGTGGATGTCTATAGGAATAGTTGTATGGAGTATCATACTTACTACTGCAGGTGATTTTGGAATTGATATATTCCAAAAAGCAATGTCATGA
- a CDS encoding tRNA pseudouridine(54/55) synthase Pus10 has product MNENILLKAKKLIELNNGNICNRCLGRKFSDIIESSEADGNEEKGKLIQNNLNFESVNFDKEVKCETCSNILFEIDKNIKNGNILERIKGKIDYLNLEFDTFLIGSKIPEKILNRDEWLNEALDLDVENIKKEINREIGKLIEKELNKEVDFDNPDIVIMVDLRKIMDENYSQEQSNQLENIKVRIQINPIFIEGRYKKLIRGIPQTKWPCRKCKGKGCDDCNGTGKMYKESVEELISEIVLKETRGYEAKFHGAGREDIDVRMLGTGRPFVLEIKEPKIRKLDLKQIQKEVNEHSKGKTEYIGLKFTERKRKAEIKVSSPDTFKVYRALVECEDNITEKELAKIKAQLENKIIDQQTPQRVAHRRADKVRKREVRELSTKLLSSNTFEMIVKTQGGLYIKELISSDDYRTKPNVSEILETNAICKELDVIEVG; this is encoded by the coding sequence ATGAACGAAAATATACTTTTAAAAGCTAAAAAGCTTATTGAACTAAATAATGGAAATATTTGTAATCGTTGTCTTGGAAGAAAATTTTCAGATATAATTGAATCATCAGAAGCTGATGGAAATGAAGAAAAAGGAAAATTAATTCAAAACAATCTAAACTTTGAATCTGTTAATTTTGATAAAGAAGTTAAATGTGAAACATGTTCCAATATACTTTTTGAAATAGATAAAAATATAAAAAATGGAAATATTTTAGAAAGAATCAAAGGAAAAATTGATTATCTGAATTTGGAATTTGATACATTTTTAATAGGATCCAAAATACCAGAAAAAATATTAAATAGAGATGAATGGTTAAATGAAGCATTGGATTTAGATGTTGAAAATATAAAAAAAGAAATTAATCGAGAAATAGGAAAATTAATTGAAAAAGAATTAAATAAAGAAGTTGATTTTGATAATCCTGATATTGTAATTATGGTTGATTTGAGAAAAATTATGGATGAAAATTATTCACAAGAACAATCCAATCAGTTAGAAAATATTAAAGTCAGAATACAAATAAATCCAATATTTATAGAAGGAAGATATAAAAAATTAATTCGTGGGATTCCACAAACAAAATGGCCTTGTAGAAAATGTAAAGGAAAAGGCTGTGATGATTGTAATGGAACCGGAAAGATGTATAAAGAGTCTGTAGAAGAACTGATCTCCGAAATTGTTTTAAAAGAAACAAGAGGATATGAAGCTAAATTTCATGGTGCTGGAAGAGAAGATATTGACGTTAGAATGCTTGGAACTGGTCGACCATTTGTTCTTGAAATAAAAGAACCTAAAATTAGAAAGTTGGATCTTAAACAAATCCAAAAAGAAGTTAATGAACACTCCAAAGGAAAAACAGAGTATATTGGCTTAAAATTCACAGAAAGAAAAAGGAAAGCAGAAATTAAAGTTTCATCTCCAGATACATTCAAAGTTTATCGAGCATTAGTAGAATGTGAAGACAATATAACTGAAAAAGAATTAGCTAAAATTAAAGCACAGCTTGAAAATAAAATAATTGACCAACAAACACCTCAAAGAGTAGCTCACAGAAGAGCAGACAAAGTTCGAAAAAGAGAAGTTAGGGAACTTTCAACAAAACTACTTAGTTCAAATACATTTGAAATGATAGTTAAAACACAAGGAGGATTATACATAAAAGAATTAATTTCAAGTGATGATTATCGAACAAAACCAAATGTAAGTGAAATATTAGAAACAAATGCTATTTGTAAAGAATTAGATGTTATTGAAGTAGGATAA
- a CDS encoding proteasome assembly chaperone family protein, protein MKDTEINILEEIELNNPIFIEALPGIGHVGKLAADHIIDELDATKFAELYSYHFPPQVFVDEDGLVENMVNEFYYLKSQGEDNKDYIILVGNSQALSPEGQYQLSGEILDFVEKFGVKEMYTLGGLATGHPIEESRVFGAATDIEIIETLKELNIEIRSADGGIVGASGLLLGLGKLRNIKGACLMGETPGYFIDAEAAEAILDKLAIILNIEINTDKLDERAEETRKMISKAQKMEQEMMNKTLGSGEDDLRYIG, encoded by the coding sequence ATGAAAGATACTGAAATCAATATTTTGGAAGAAATAGAATTAAATAATCCTATTTTTATTGAAGCTCTTCCAGGTATTGGACATGTAGGTAAATTAGCTGCTGATCATATTATTGATGAATTAGACGCTACTAAATTTGCAGAACTTTATTCATATCATTTTCCACCTCAAGTTTTTGTAGATGAGGATGGTTTAGTTGAAAATATGGTGAATGAGTTTTATTACTTAAAATCTCAAGGAGAAGACAATAAAGATTATATAATTCTCGTTGGCAATAGTCAAGCTCTATCTCCAGAAGGCCAATATCAATTATCTGGTGAAATTTTAGACTTTGTTGAAAAATTTGGAGTAAAAGAGATGTATACTTTAGGTGGCTTAGCTACAGGTCATCCTATTGAAGAATCTAGAGTATTTGGTGCAGCTACTGATATTGAAATTATTGAAACATTAAAAGAACTAAATATTGAAATAAGGTCTGCAGATGGTGGTATTGTTGGAGCTTCTGGATTACTTCTTGGTTTAGGTAAACTAAGAAACATAAAAGGAGCTTGTTTAATGGGAGAAACACCAGGTTATTTCATTGATGCTGAAGCTGCTGAAGCTATTTTAGATAAATTAGCTATCATTCTTAATATAGAAATCAACACAGATAAATTAGATGAAAGGGCAGAAGAAACAAGAAAAATGATTTCTAAAGCTCAAAAAATGGAACAAGAAATGATGAATAAAACTTTAGGTTCCGGTGAAGATGATTTAAGATATATTGGTTAA
- a CDS encoding 30S ribosomal protein S27e, whose protein sequence is MANEKRGNFLKVKCLDCDNEQIVFDRAASTVQCIICGKTLVRPLGGKAKITAHIDSVLK, encoded by the coding sequence ATGGCAAACGAAAAAAGAGGAAATTTTTTAAAAGTCAAATGTCTAGATTGTGATAATGAACAAATAGTATTTGACAGAGCAGCTTCTACTGTCCAATGTATTATATGTGGAAAAACACTTGTAAGACCTCTTGGTGGAAAAGCAAAAATAACTGCTCATATAGATTCTGTATTAAAATAA
- a CDS encoding DNA-directed RNA polymerase subunit L, producing the protein MEDIEILNSTKLELELMIPGESHTICNALRKILMDDDEIDYAVYGIDHPLIGEPKITIKAKRTKNPKKALLRASTALKEQSEEFKKLVESM; encoded by the coding sequence ATGGAAGATATTGAGATTTTAAATAGTACTAAATTGGAACTTGAATTAATGATTCCTGGTGAAAGTCACACTATTTGTAATGCTTTAAGAAAAATTCTCATGGATGATGATGAGATTGATTATGCAGTATATGGAATCGATCACCCTTTAATTGGAGAGCCAAAAATTACTATTAAAGCTAAAAGAACTAAAAATCCTAAAAAAGCACTTTTAAGAGCTTCTACTGCATTAAAAGAACAATCTGAAGAATTTAAAAAATTAGTAGAATCTATGTAA
- the pcn gene encoding proliferating cell nuclear antigen (pcna), with the protein MFKAELSNPNILKTSFDAISSIVDEVQIQTDSEGIRLDALDRSHITFVHLELKASLFDEFVCDEPEKINIDTDEFVKVLKRSKSDDRVIMSLDEGNFIITFEGEAKRTFKIRLIDIDQEPPSPPELDHPTQFEIPFALLKDSIADIDIFSDKIALKVDNEYFRAEAEGEFGDANIEYLHGEKIDSEAKSVFSLEKIREMLKADKFSDIATIKLGDDMPLDLKLKMVSDDGELSFLLAPRIETED; encoded by the coding sequence ATGTTTAAAGCTGAATTAAGTAATCCTAATATTTTAAAAACTAGTTTTGATGCTATTTCATCTATTGTAGATGAAGTACAAATTCAAACTGATAGTGAAGGTATCAGATTAGATGCCTTAGACCGTAGTCACATTACATTCGTTCATTTAGAACTTAAAGCAAGTTTATTCGATGAATTTGTTTGTGATGAACCAGAAAAGATTAATATAGATACTGATGAATTTGTTAAAGTTTTAAAACGTTCCAAAAGTGATGATAGAGTCATAATGTCTCTAGATGAAGGAAATTTTATTATAACTTTTGAAGGAGAAGCTAAAAGAACATTTAAAATTAGGCTCATTGATATTGATCAGGAACCACCTTCACCTCCAGAATTAGATCATCCTACTCAGTTTGAAATTCCTTTTGCACTTTTAAAGGATTCCATAGCTGATATAGATATCTTTTCTGACAAAATAGCTCTTAAAGTTGATAATGAATATTTCAGAGCTGAAGCAGAAGGTGAATTTGGAGATGCCAATATAGAATATCTTCATGGCGAAAAAATTGATTCTGAAGCTAAATCAGTATTTTCACTTGAAAAAATCAGAGAAATGCTTAAAGCAGATAAATTTTCTGATATAGCTACAATAAAACTTGGAGATGATATGCCTCTTGATCTTAAACTTAAAATGGTTTCTGATGATGGGGAACTTAGTTTCTTACTTGCTCCAAGAATAGAAACTGAAGATTAG
- a CDS encoding alcohol dehydrogenase catalytic domain-containing protein: MKGLAMLRIGEIGWIEKDKPEMSPRDALVRPLALAPCTSDIHTVWEGAIGDRHNLILGHEALGVVDEVGSEVKDFKPGDKVIVPAITPDWDDEAAQRGFPSQTTGPLGGWKFSNFKDGVFGEYFHVNLADANLAHLPEGMSLEAAVMIPDMLSTGFMGAENANIPMGGSVAVLGIGPVGLAAI, encoded by the coding sequence ATGAAAGGTTTAGCTATGTTGAGAATTGGTGAGATTGGTTGGATTGAGAAAGATAAGCCTGAGATGAGTCCTAGGGATGCTTTGGTGAGGCCGTTGGCTCTTGCGCCTTGTACTTCTGATATTCATACTGTTTGGGAAGGTGCTATTGGTGATAGGCATAATCTTATTTTGGGTCATGAAGCTTTAGGTGTTGTTGATGAAGTGGGTAGTGAGGTTAAGGATTTTAAACCTGGTGATAAGGTTATTGTTCCTGCTATTACTCCTGATTGGGATGATGAAGCTGCTCAAAGAGGTTTTCCTTCACAGACCACTGGGCCGTTAGGTGGTTGGAAGTTTTCTAATTTTAAAGATGGGGTTTTTGGTGAGTATTTCCATGTGAATTTAGCTGATGCTAATTTGGCTCATTTACCTGAGGGTATGTCTCTTGAAGCTGCTGTGATGATTCCTGATATGCTTTCTACTGGTTTTATGGGTGCTGAAAATGCCAATATTCCTATGGGTGGTTCTGTTGCTGTGCTTGGTATTGGGCCTGTTGGTTTAGCAGCTATT
- a CDS encoding signal recognition particle protein Srp54, translating to MLGDLGKNLTNTMKKLAGMTVIDEKTIKEVVKDIQRALIQSDVNIQLVLQLSKRIEDRALNEKPPKGITPREHVITIVYEEMVNLLGSEPHELEINEKPFKIMFLGLQGSGKTTTIGKLCRFLQKKGFSPAVVCTDTWRPAAYEQLKQLTEEMQISLYGDPNNKDAVDLATKGLKHFKNQKIIIFDTAGRHKEEKDLLDEMEKLSSVIEPNESMLVIDGTIGQQAGEQAKAFASTTDVGSIIITKLDGSAKGGGALSAVSEIGAPIKFIGTGEKVDDFEPFDPDRFISRLLGMGDIRTLIEKAEEVVDEDVAAETMNNMLSGKFTIKDMENQFAMMNKMGPMKQIMNMIPGLGGKIPKEASQMTEDKINMYKIIMSSMSEYEKENPKVIKQSRVMRIAKGSGVKNEEVKDLLKYYNNTKKAMKGFGKRGMGGGSMGRLMGQFMR from the coding sequence ATGTTAGGAGATTTAGGAAAGAATCTTACCAATACCATGAAAAAATTAGCTGGTATGACGGTAATAGATGAGAAAACTATTAAAGAAGTTGTTAAAGATATTCAAAGGGCTTTAATTCAATCTGATGTAAATATTCAACTTGTTCTACAGTTATCTAAGAGAATTGAAGATAGAGCACTTAATGAAAAACCACCTAAAGGAATAACTCCAAGAGAACATGTAATAACTATTGTTTATGAAGAAATGGTTAATCTTCTTGGAAGTGAACCTCATGAACTTGAAATTAATGAAAAACCATTTAAAATAATGTTTCTTGGGCTTCAAGGTAGTGGTAAAACTACTACTATTGGAAAATTATGCAGATTCCTTCAAAAAAAGGGATTTTCTCCAGCTGTTGTTTGTACAGACACATGGAGACCAGCTGCTTATGAACAATTAAAACAACTCACTGAAGAAATGCAAATTTCATTATATGGTGACCCAAATAACAAAGATGCAGTGGATTTAGCTACTAAAGGTTTAAAACACTTTAAAAATCAAAAAATAATTATCTTTGATACTGCAGGTAGACATAAAGAAGAAAAAGATCTTTTAGATGAAATGGAAAAACTTTCCTCTGTAATTGAACCAAATGAATCCATGCTTGTCATTGATGGAACTATTGGTCAACAAGCTGGTGAACAAGCAAAAGCATTTGCAAGTACTACTGATGTGGGTTCAATAATTATTACAAAGTTAGATGGTTCAGCTAAAGGAGGAGGTGCGCTTTCAGCTGTATCTGAAATTGGAGCTCCAATTAAATTCATTGGTACTGGTGAAAAAGTTGATGATTTCGAACCATTTGATCCAGATAGATTTATATCTCGTTTACTTGGAATGGGGGATATAAGAACTCTTATTGAAAAAGCTGAAGAAGTTGTTGATGAAGATGTTGCTGCTGAAACAATGAATAATATGCTAAGTGGTAAATTCACCATTAAAGATATGGAAAATCAATTTGCAATGATGAATAAGATGGGGCCAATGAAGCAGATTATGAATATGATTCCCGGACTTGGTGGAAAAATACCAAAAGAAGCTTCTCAAATGACAGAAGATAAAATAAATATGTATAAAATTATAATGTCTTCTATGAGTGAGTATGAAAAGGAAAATCCCAAAGTTATTAAGCAATCTCGTGTAATGAGAATAGCTAAAGGATCTGGAGTTAAAAATGAAGAAGTAAAAGACCTCCTCAAATATTATAATAATACTAAGAAAGCCATGAAAGGATTTGGAAAACGTGGTATGGGTGGAGGATCTATGGGTAGACTCATGGGTCAATTTATGAGATAA